A genomic region of Rhodospirillales bacterium contains the following coding sequences:
- a CDS encoding 3-dehydroquinate dehydratase, with protein sequence MTHIMVLAGPNLNLLGVREPDIYGHETLEDIRSMCEQEAQKHGWSAELRQSNYEGDLVTWIQEARETASAIIINAAAYTHTSIAIHDALKMFEGPIIEVHHSDPSKREAFRHISYIEPLAAAVYKGHGAKGYTMAFDHLASML encoded by the coding sequence ATGACACATATAATGGTACTGGCCGGTCCCAATCTTAATCTTCTGGGCGTTCGTGAACCGGACATTTACGGCCATGAAACGCTTGAAGACATCCGGAGCATGTGTGAACAAGAAGCGCAAAAACATGGCTGGAGCGCCGAGCTGCGCCAATCGAATTACGAAGGCGATCTGGTCACATGGATTCAGGAAGCCCGCGAAACGGCCAGCGCCATTATTATTAACGCGGCGGCCTATACGCACACTTCTATTGCCATTCACGACGCGCTAAAGATGTTTGAAGGCCCGATTATCGAGGTTCATCATTCCGATCCTTCGAAACGCGAAGCCTTTCGCCACATTTCTTATATCGAACCTCTGGCCGCTGCCGTTTACAAAGGGCATGGCGCAAAAGGATACACAATGGCTTTTGACCATCTGGCGTCTATGCTTTGA
- a CDS encoding DsbA family protein, whose amino-acid sequence MTLFLRFLFAAIIIVAGLVGYKAWNVHASIKNMQQAELGQVLGTPDASRVIVEFADYRCNYCRMLNTVVRELVEQNPDIRVVIAHLPVLGEKSAYEARLALAAAKQGKFSEIHDLLMQRETPVAEAEVEGLAEQLGLDYERLKSEMESDEVTQALLANIDAAEALDIFSTPTFLIGKTIYNPAGTNMPTAEDIKKVLDQLGK is encoded by the coding sequence GTGACCCTGTTTTTACGATTTCTGTTTGCCGCCATTATTATCGTCGCCGGTTTGGTCGGTTATAAGGCCTGGAACGTTCACGCCTCGATCAAAAACATGCAGCAAGCTGAACTGGGACAGGTTCTCGGCACCCCCGACGCATCGCGGGTTATTGTGGAATTTGCCGATTATCGCTGCAATTATTGCCGCATGCTCAATACCGTTGTCAGGGAACTGGTTGAACAAAACCCCGATATCCGGGTGGTGATTGCTCATCTCCCGGTTTTGGGTGAAAAATCCGCTTATGAAGCACGGCTGGCGCTGGCCGCCGCCAAACAGGGTAAATTCTCTGAAATCCATGATCTTTTGATGCAGCGGGAAACCCCGGTGGCGGAAGCGGAAGTCGAAGGGCTGGCCGAGCAGCTTGGGCTGGATTATGAGCGTTTGAAATCCGAAATGGAAAGTGATGAAGTAACGCAGGCTTTGCTGGCCAATATTGATGCTGCCGAAGCGCTGGATATTTTCTCAACGCCGACTTTCCTGATCGGCAAAACCATTTACAACCCGGCAGGCACCAACATGCCTACCGCCGAGGATATTAAAAAAGTCCTCGACCAGCTCGGGAAATAG
- a CDS encoding DsbA family protein, with amino-acid sequence MTYRLFGFLAALITTTIALQPVSATAADFSDSQKKAIGEIVREYILDNPEILYEAAEKHQRQQEEAADSQFKTYLSDNKDAVFNGAPTAGNPNGDIVIVEFFDYNCGYCKKAMEDVAALLKEDKNLKFVFKDMPILSQTSVDAARWSLAADKQGKYLDFHMELMKSPGQKDEKTFEQIAKKLGLDVEKLRKDADDESITKQIRDNMEQAQELGIRGTPGFIIGDYLARGYMGLDGMKQTIADQRAKK; translated from the coding sequence GTGACATACCGCCTATTTGGCTTTCTGGCCGCTTTGATAACGACCACTATTGCTCTCCAGCCTGTGTCTGCCACGGCCGCGGATTTTTCCGACAGCCAAAAGAAAGCCATTGGTGAGATTGTCCGCGAATATATTCTCGATAATCCGGAAATTCTCTATGAAGCAGCTGAAAAGCATCAAAGACAGCAGGAAGAAGCGGCGGACAGCCAGTTCAAAACATATTTGTCCGATAACAAGGATGCCGTTTTCAATGGCGCCCCGACAGCCGGAAATCCGAACGGCGATATCGTGATTGTCGAGTTTTTTGATTACAACTGCGGCTATTGCAAAAAAGCCATGGAAGATGTTGCCGCTTTGCTGAAAGAAGACAAGAACCTGAAATTCGTCTTCAAGGACATGCCTATCCTCAGCCAAACCTCCGTTGATGCCGCCCGTTGGTCACTGGCTGCGGACAAACAAGGTAAATATCTTGATTTCCACATGGAGCTGATGAAATCACCCGGCCAAAAAGACGAAAAGACTTTTGAACAGATTGCCAAAAAACTGGGGCTGGACGTTGAAAAGCTTCGCAAGGACGCCGATGACGAATCCATCACCAAGCAAATCCGCGATAATATGGAACAAGCTCAGGAACTGGGCATTCGGGGAACGCCCGGATTTATTATCGGTGACTATCTGGCCCGTGGTTATATGGGGCTTGACGGCATGAAACAAACCATCGCCGATCAGCGCGCCAAAAAATAA
- a CDS encoding M48 family metalloprotease — MNHTRFLSPVNRAFVVFAMMCAILLSSGPQALAQARPVIIRDTEIEAFIKQWADPVIRAADLTPEQINIILVQDPAINAFVAGGPNIFIYTGLLTRTDDASEIVGVIAHELGHIRGGHLVRMRGAMESASYESLLGTLLGLGAALATGEGGLGTAIVTGTSSMAQRKFLSFSRVQESSADQAALTYMEKASINPQGLKTFMHKLESEELLPSDKQSEYVRTHPLTHDRIESLDAGYKRSSNQGKAYPPEWQDQHARMIAKLKAFITPERVAWDYDDRNKSIPARYARAIAAYRENQVKDALREIDDLLAAEPQNPFFWELKGQMLVDFGRVSEALPAYKKSLDLYPNAPLIRTAYAHALIETAGDNKATLQQAVNHLERSLREEPRSGYAHHLLATAYGQMGQEALAKLHLAEEALLKGQTDYAKKQVEVALRDLEKGSAPWIRAQDILAYIEQGEKKG; from the coding sequence ATGAATCATACCCGCTTTTTATCCCCCGTGAACAGAGCCTTTGTTGTTTTTGCGATGATGTGCGCTATCCTGCTGTCTTCTGGTCCACAAGCGCTGGCTCAGGCAAGGCCGGTCATTATTCGTGATACCGAAATCGAGGCATTCATCAAACAGTGGGCTGATCCGGTTATCCGGGCGGCGGACCTGACGCCGGAACAAATCAATATTATCCTGGTGCAGGACCCTGCCATTAACGCCTTTGTCGCCGGCGGTCCGAATATTTTTATCTATACCGGGCTTTTGACCCGCACAGATGATGCCTCCGAAATTGTCGGCGTGATCGCCCACGAACTGGGACACATTCGCGGCGGCCATCTGGTCCGCATGCGCGGGGCGATGGAGAGCGCCTCTTATGAAAGCCTGCTGGGAACGCTTCTTGGTCTGGGGGCGGCACTGGCCACGGGTGAGGGCGGACTGGGGACGGCGATTGTCACAGGGACCAGTTCCATGGCGCAACGTAAATTTCTATCCTTTAGCCGGGTGCAGGAATCGAGTGCCGACCAAGCCGCGCTAACCTACATGGAAAAAGCCTCCATCAACCCGCAGGGCTTGAAAACATTTATGCATAAGCTGGAAAGCGAGGAGCTTCTCCCCTCCGATAAACAAAGTGAATATGTCCGCACCCACCCGTTGACCCACGACCGGATTGAATCGCTGGATGCGGGGTACAAGCGTTCAAGCAATCAGGGCAAGGCTTATCCGCCCGAATGGCAGGACCAACACGCCCGCATGATTGCCAAGCTGAAGGCCTTTATTACCCCGGAGCGCGTGGCCTGGGATTATGACGACCGGAACAAATCGATCCCTGCCCGCTATGCCCGCGCCATTGCCGCCTACCGGGAAAATCAGGTGAAGGACGCCCTGCGCGAAATCGACGATTTGTTGGCGGCAGAACCCCAAAACCCGTTTTTCTGGGAGCTGAAAGGCCAAATGCTGGTTGATTTTGGCCGGGTTTCCGAAGCCCTGCCCGCTTATAAAAAATCTCTGGACCTTTATCCCAACGCGCCTTTGATCCGAACAGCTTACGCCCATGCCCTGATCGAGACGGCGGGTGATAACAAAGCCACGCTCCAACAGGCGGTCAATCATCTGGAACGATCCTTGCGGGAAGAGCCTCGATCGGGTTACGCCCATCACTTGCTGGCCACAGCCTACGGCCAGATGGGGCAGGAAGCGCTGGCCAAATTGCATCTGGCCGAAGAAGCCTTGCTGAAAGGCCAAACCGATTATGCCAAAAAGCAAGTTGAGGTGGCCTTACGTGATCTGGAAAAAGGATCGGCGCCGTGGATCCGCGCACAAGATATTCTGGCCTATATTGAACAAGGCGAGAAAAAAGGCTAG
- a CDS encoding RlmE family RNA methyltransferase, producing MRNKAKTRVKTAKGRKTSSKRWLERQLNDPYVREAERQGLRSRAAFKIMEMDDKLDMFKSGQVVIDLGAAPGGWSQYAADKGCKVVAIDLLPMDELAGVTFFQMDFTDDDAPETLIRATGEGVDIVMSDMAPNTIGHKQTDHIRIMALVEMAYDFATQVLKPDGTFVAKVFQGGAENTLLAQMKKDFKTVRHIKPPASRKESSEQYVVATGYRAETS from the coding sequence TTGCGCAATAAAGCAAAGACCAGAGTGAAAACCGCAAAAGGCCGCAAGACCTCGTCCAAGCGCTGGCTGGAGCGGCAACTCAACGATCCTTACGTCCGTGAAGCCGAACGGCAGGGGCTGCGTTCGCGGGCAGCTTTCAAAATCATGGAAATGGATGACAAGCTGGACATGTTTAAATCCGGGCAGGTTGTTATCGATCTGGGCGCGGCGCCGGGCGGGTGGAGCCAATACGCGGCCGATAAAGGCTGCAAGGTTGTGGCGATTGATTTACTGCCGATGGATGAGCTGGCCGGCGTAACGTTTTTCCAGATGGATTTCACCGACGATGACGCGCCGGAGACCTTGATCCGTGCCACCGGCGAAGGCGTTGATATCGTCATGTCCGACATGGCGCCCAACACGATCGGTCATAAACAGACCGATCATATACGGATTATGGCGCTGGTCGAAATGGCTTATGATTTCGCCACGCAGGTGCTAAAGCCCGATGGCACTTTTGTCGCCAAGGTGTTTCAGGGGGGTGCGGAAAATACCCTGCTGGCGCAGATGAAAAAGGATTTTAAAACCGTGCGCCATATCAAACCGCCCGCCAGCCGGAAAGAAAGCTCGGAGCAATATGTTGTGGCCACGGGGTACAGGGCGGAAACCAGTTAA